In Natronococcus sp. AD-5, the genomic window GGTTGAGATCCTCGTCGACGAATCGCACCTGTCGCTCGAGCGCCTTCTCGTTCACGACGACGAGCTTAACGGGGCGTTCGACGGCCGGGTTCTCGTCGAGAAGGCGTTCGATAGCGCGGACGCCACAGGGCTCGTCCCCGTGGATCCCGCCGACGACCGCGATCTCGGGCGTTCCCGACCCGAGCTGCGCAACTTTCATCACCGGATATACGAACTTCGGCTTCAAATGCGATTCGGTCCGGTACGAAATCCGACGAATGACGATGAGGATCGACCCGGCGTCGGGGAAAACCGGGACGACGATTCGCCACCGCTACTCGAGATCCGCGGCGAACTCGTAGTCGATCGGCCGCGCGGTCGGCCGGTCGCCGTCGAGGGGAATCCGCCACCCGTCGATTCGCGACGGGTCCTCGAGGGCGTTCTCGAGCGTCGCTCGAACTTCGACCGCGTCGACGCCGTAGTAGTCGCTCGGTACGTCCTGGAGGTACTGCAGCGCCGTCTCGAAGAGACTCCGCATTCCGCCGTCGTCATCGAAGTCGGCCCGCTTGTACGCGCCGGCGGCGACCTGCACCATCCCGTGGAGGAACGCGCTTTCGGTCGTTCCGCGGCCGTAATTGTACCACTCGGCTTCGAAGCAGTCGTGGGACTCGTGGAACGCCCGGTCGTTGAACAGGCGAACGCCGTGGACGACGGCGCGCCGAAGCGTGCCGTGCTCCCAGCCGTTC contains:
- a CDS encoding DUF309 domain-containing protein, producing MTEHTRDHTVAPPITGSPTGWNSDRGESNGWEHGTLRRAVVHGVRLFNDRAFHESHDCFEAEWYNYGRGTTESAFLHGMVQVAAGAYKRADFDDDGGMRSLFETALQYLQDVPSDYYGVDAVEVRATLENALEDPSRIDGWRIPLDGDRPTARPIDYEFAADLE